In Bombus huntii isolate Logan2020A chromosome 3, iyBomHunt1.1, whole genome shotgun sequence, a single genomic region encodes these proteins:
- the LOC126863456 gene encoding uncharacterized protein LOC126863456 isoform X1 yields MASGIPSVHQRKLGPAPIASFEDLSDEVENGEPAARMPGIVEVTTPATPGSSLKTPSTPRIDISRASSSSHHEDSNSRDSTPERELLAGGEPPPGCKLTLGYKEDAQDLRSSTEELDLQDPIHEQDLKRESKKLAKRRKEDGSMSDYSGKQLDRERKDSNCSEIVLLNISGRTSRLSSVGSQGSGASGKLSVVSATSSRSPSPHKCLLETSFCGSKPTLADNLIEPSKPETDDLEKILLKREADTTKALIPDSIKVSMVDGNLKPDPLDKPRRRGREERKEIFKREVEITKRFLEKVNIQVPVAKKSGESPSTTTSQQQSGRSQAQEVQKPATLDFNDKRKKAQNFKEIVQTTPTTSSVTGSPKLPRHQKVRDLEGSRTPSPSSVSRKSSFASLFKARTDSSVLSPESPSPSTKPRRSLTSKIKDTTESLRSRSKSRERVTLDKGSGSLKKDSKNKGVFSSTLSLFKKRERKKSYDEAIAASCGTELDSSGGHPSLESIGHVEFRFNAEKESRKDDSIFISLHADDRNYEEALPSESVSIPLETPTKLLDEYESEPRTGSIVTEVSIEHYPPTTRIKTEALIETTSRPYSRDSQTSQIIPQSSSKDSEISRSSSKDSKLSNHGKTSETVVRSSSSIDSKPPADHRISSSSSKDSIGKKEATKPKRKSKELQQPVEPAEIVEEDVSRQKQKQVETREHAPVKTMEKRPDLLDDGTKTADGLVKTPSVISDLDHNSSESERDSEIEFVRNKVEKLAEELPDERKGLFYEESFEEDLPYVPTTLPLEKSVAVPILPVKQRLQEVRTIPIERPRSTTPINPTLLDEFVMQTSLDERRVEKMKISLPREDSFKLKSPRKHAANTFMEFAGKVPDGGRKSAGKSPSPPPLPPRATARPSNWINFEEIPEKRKAPKRIQTIPRPEDEVKSGGYSYVQPEECRCECHEESRRASMKEASTTRTSSSCSSNGERPCNGDNCTVPTSTSMDRASIVSDSSLECSLSIEENTTQPLFTCLTKPFSMDLDVRSNRSSIVSQDETDETLHQ; encoded by the exons ATGGCGTCAGGAATACCGAGCGTACATCAGAGGAAGCTTGGACCAGCGCCGATAGCATCCTTCGAAGACCTGTCCGACGAGGTGGAAAAC GGGGAACCGGCTGCGCGAATGCCAGGCATCGTCGAGGTCACCACGCCGGCAACGCCTGGTAGTTCGCTTAAGACACCCAGCACGCCGAGAATTGACATCAGCAGGGCGAGCAGTTCCTCCCACCATGAGGACAGTAACTCCAGGGACTCTACGCCCGAGAGGGAACTCCTTGCAG GCGGAGAGCCTCCACCTGGGTGCAAGCTGACTCTGGGCTACAAAGAGGACGCCCAGGATCTAAGATCGTCGACGGAGGAGCTCGACTTGCAAGATCCCATTCACGAGCAAGATCTGAAAAGAGAATCGAAGAAACTGGCGAAGAGGCGAAAGGAGGATGGCTCCATGTCCGATTATAGCGGCAAACAATTAGACAGAGAAAGGAAGGACAGCAATTGCTCGGAAATCGTCCTGCTAAACATCAGTGGAAGAACGTCTAGACTCTCCTCCGTGGGTAGCCAAGGTTCAGGAGCCTCTGGCAAACTTTCCGTTGTCTCTGCCACGTCGTCCAG GTCGCCGAGTCCGCACAAATGTTTACTGGAAACGTCGTTCTGCGGAAGCAAACCTACACTGGCAGACAACTTGATAGAACCGTCGAAACCAGAGACCGACGACCTGGAGAAGATCCTGCTGAAACGTGAAGCAGACACGACGAAAGCACTGATTCCAGACAGCATAAAGGTATCGATGGTAGATGGAAACTTGAAACCAGATCCCCTGGATAAACCTAGGAGACGAGGGCGAGAAGAGAGGAAGGAGATCTTCAAGAGAGAAGTGGAGATCACGAAAAGATTCTTGGAGAAGGTTAACATACAG GTACCAGTGGCGAAGAAGTCAGGTGAATCGCCAAGTACAACGACGTCGCAGCAGCAGTCGGGGAGAAGTCAAGCGCAAGAGGTACAAAAGCCAGCGACCTTAGACTTCAACGACAAGAGGAAAAAAGCGCAGAACTTCAAAGAAATCGTACAGACCACTCCAACAACGAGCAGCGTGACCGGTAGTCCGAAGCTACCAAGGCATCAGAAAGTCCGCGATCTGGAAGGTTCGCGTACACCCAGTCCCTCTTCCGTTTCCAGGAAGAGCAGTTTCGCCTCTCTGTTTAAG GCCCGTACAGACAGCAGTGTGTTGAGCCCAGAATCGCCGTCTCCGAGCACGAAACCACGTCGTAGCCTCACCTCGAAGATCAAGGACACCACGGAGAGTCTGCGTAGCAGATCGAAATCGCGAGAGCGAGTAACCTTGGACAAAGGGTCTGGCAGTTTGAAAAAGGACTCGAAGAACAAGGGCGTGTTCTCCTCGACGTTGAGTCTGTTCAAGAAAcgcgagagaaagaagagtTATGACGAGGCGATAGCGGCATCCTGTGGCACGGAGTTGGATAGTTCCGGAGGACACCCGTCCTTAGAAAGCATAGGCCACGTGGAGTTTCGTTTTAACGCTGAAAAGGAGAGTCGCAAGGACGACTCGATCTTCATAAGCCTGCACGCGGATGACAGGAACTACGAGGAGGCTCTGCCTTCGGAGAGCGTGTCGATACCACTGGAAACGCCTACCAAGCTGCTGGACGAGTACGAATCGGAGCCTCGAACTGGAAGCATCGTAACGGAAGTGTCGATAGAGCATTATCCACCCACGACGAGGATAAAGACCGAAGCTTTGATCGAAACTACGTCGAGGCCGTACTCGCGGGACAGCCAGACCAGCCAGATCATACCGCAGAGCAGTTCGAAGGATTCTGAGATCTCGAGGAGCTCCTCGAAGGACTCGAAGCTGAGTAATCACGGGAAAACCAGCGAAACCGTTGTGAGATCGTCGTCGTCCATCGATAGCAAACCTCCTGCGGACCATCGAATATCCAGCAGTTCGTCGAAGGACTCGATAGGAAAGAAGGAAGCTACGAAGCCGAAAAGGAAAAGCAAAGAGCTGCAACAACCTGTCGAACCAGCCGAGATAGTCGAGGAAGATGTTTCAAGGCAGAAACAGAAACAAGTTGAAACTAGGGAACACGCGCCGGTTAAAACGATGGAAAAGAGGCCAGACTTGTTGGATGACGGAACGAAGACTGCGGATGGACTGGTGAAGACACCAAGCGTGATCTCTGATCTGGATCATAATAGTTCGGAGTCGGAGAGAGACTCGGAGATCGAGTTTGTTAGGAACAAGGTGGAGAAACTTGCCGAGGAATTGCCCGACGAGAGGAAGGGACTGTTCTACGAGGAGAGCTTCGAAGAGGATCTTCCTTACGTACCCACCACCCTACCCCTGGAGAAAAGCGTGGCTGTGCCGATCCTGCCTGTGAAACAACGACTTCAAGAAGTAAG AACGATACCAATCGAGAGGCCGCGTTCAACGACGCCGATAAACCCGACGCTGCTCGACGAGTTTGTGATGCAGACGTCCCTCGACGAGCGTCGTGTTGAGAAGATGAAGATATCATTGCCGCGAGAAGATAGCTTTAAATTGAAAAGTCCGCGGAAGCACGCGGCCAACACATTTATGGAATTCGCAGGCAAAGTGCCTGACGGGGGACGGAAGAGCGCAGGTAAATCGCCGAGTCCTCCTCCGCTGCCACCGAGGGCCACTGCTAGGCCGAGCAACTGGATCAACTTCGAGGAGATACCCGAGAAGAGGAAAGCGCCGAAAAGGATCCAGACGATTCCTCGACCTGAGGACGAGGTGAAATCGGGTGGATATAGCTACGTTCAACCGGAGGAATGCAG GTGCGAGTGCCATGAAGAATCTCGAAGGGCGTCGATGAAGGAAGCGTCCACGACAAGGACTTCTTCCTCTTGCAGCAGCAACGGAGAACGTCCTTGTAACGGTGACAATTGTACGGTGCCTACGTCGACGTCCATGGACCGTGCCAGTATCGTCAG TGACAGCTCGCTGGAGTGTAGCCTGAGCATCGAGGAGAACACGACGCAACCGTTGTTCACGTGCTTGACGAAGCCGTTCAGCATGGATCTGGACGTTAGGTCGAATCGGTCCAGTATCGTATCCCAGGACGAGACTGACGAGACCCTGCACCAATAA
- the LOC126863456 gene encoding uncharacterized protein LOC126863456 isoform X4: MSDYSGKQLDRERKDSNCSEIVLLNISGRTSRLSSVGSQGSGASGKLSVVSATSSRSPSPHKCLLETSFCGSKPTLADNLIEPSKPETDDLEKILLKREADTTKALIPDSIKVSMVDGNLKPDPLDKPRRRGREERKEIFKREVEITKRFLEKVNIQVPVAKKSGESPSTTTSQQQSGRSQAQEVQKPATLDFNDKRKKAQNFKEIVQTTPTTSSVTGSPKLPRHQKVRDLEGSRTPSPSSVSRKSSFASLFKARTDSSVLSPESPSPSTKPRRSLTSKIKDTTESLRSRSKSRERVTLDKGSGSLKKDSKNKGVFSSTLSLFKKRERKKSYDEAIAASCGTELDSSGGHPSLESIGHVEFRFNAEKESRKDDSIFISLHADDRNYEEALPSESVSIPLETPTKLLDEYESEPRTGSIVTEVSIEHYPPTTRIKTEALIETTSRPYSRDSQTSQIIPQSSSKDSEISRSSSKDSKLSNHGKTSETVVRSSSSIDSKPPADHRISSSSSKDSIGKKEATKPKRKSKELQQPVEPAEIVEEDVSRQKQKQVETREHAPVKTMEKRPDLLDDGTKTADGLVKTPSVISDLDHNSSESERDSEIEFVRNKVEKLAEELPDERKGLFYEESFEEDLPYVPTTLPLEKSVAVPILPVKQRLQEVRTIPIERPRSTTPINPTLLDEFVMQTSLDERRVEKMKISLPREDSFKLKSPRKHAANTFMEFAGKVPDGGRKSAGKSPSPPPLPPRATARPSNWINFEEIPEKRKAPKRIQTIPRPEDEVKSGGYSYVQPEECRCECHEESRRASMKEASTTRTSSSCSSNGERPCNGDNCTVPTSTSMDRASIVSDSSLECSLSIEENTTQPLFTCLTKPFSMDLDVRSNRSSIVSQDETDETLHQ; the protein is encoded by the exons ATGTCCGATTATAGCGGCAAACAATTAGACAGAGAAAGGAAGGACAGCAATTGCTCGGAAATCGTCCTGCTAAACATCAGTGGAAGAACGTCTAGACTCTCCTCCGTGGGTAGCCAAGGTTCAGGAGCCTCTGGCAAACTTTCCGTTGTCTCTGCCACGTCGTCCAG GTCGCCGAGTCCGCACAAATGTTTACTGGAAACGTCGTTCTGCGGAAGCAAACCTACACTGGCAGACAACTTGATAGAACCGTCGAAACCAGAGACCGACGACCTGGAGAAGATCCTGCTGAAACGTGAAGCAGACACGACGAAAGCACTGATTCCAGACAGCATAAAGGTATCGATGGTAGATGGAAACTTGAAACCAGATCCCCTGGATAAACCTAGGAGACGAGGGCGAGAAGAGAGGAAGGAGATCTTCAAGAGAGAAGTGGAGATCACGAAAAGATTCTTGGAGAAGGTTAACATACAG GTACCAGTGGCGAAGAAGTCAGGTGAATCGCCAAGTACAACGACGTCGCAGCAGCAGTCGGGGAGAAGTCAAGCGCAAGAGGTACAAAAGCCAGCGACCTTAGACTTCAACGACAAGAGGAAAAAAGCGCAGAACTTCAAAGAAATCGTACAGACCACTCCAACAACGAGCAGCGTGACCGGTAGTCCGAAGCTACCAAGGCATCAGAAAGTCCGCGATCTGGAAGGTTCGCGTACACCCAGTCCCTCTTCCGTTTCCAGGAAGAGCAGTTTCGCCTCTCTGTTTAAG GCCCGTACAGACAGCAGTGTGTTGAGCCCAGAATCGCCGTCTCCGAGCACGAAACCACGTCGTAGCCTCACCTCGAAGATCAAGGACACCACGGAGAGTCTGCGTAGCAGATCGAAATCGCGAGAGCGAGTAACCTTGGACAAAGGGTCTGGCAGTTTGAAAAAGGACTCGAAGAACAAGGGCGTGTTCTCCTCGACGTTGAGTCTGTTCAAGAAAcgcgagagaaagaagagtTATGACGAGGCGATAGCGGCATCCTGTGGCACGGAGTTGGATAGTTCCGGAGGACACCCGTCCTTAGAAAGCATAGGCCACGTGGAGTTTCGTTTTAACGCTGAAAAGGAGAGTCGCAAGGACGACTCGATCTTCATAAGCCTGCACGCGGATGACAGGAACTACGAGGAGGCTCTGCCTTCGGAGAGCGTGTCGATACCACTGGAAACGCCTACCAAGCTGCTGGACGAGTACGAATCGGAGCCTCGAACTGGAAGCATCGTAACGGAAGTGTCGATAGAGCATTATCCACCCACGACGAGGATAAAGACCGAAGCTTTGATCGAAACTACGTCGAGGCCGTACTCGCGGGACAGCCAGACCAGCCAGATCATACCGCAGAGCAGTTCGAAGGATTCTGAGATCTCGAGGAGCTCCTCGAAGGACTCGAAGCTGAGTAATCACGGGAAAACCAGCGAAACCGTTGTGAGATCGTCGTCGTCCATCGATAGCAAACCTCCTGCGGACCATCGAATATCCAGCAGTTCGTCGAAGGACTCGATAGGAAAGAAGGAAGCTACGAAGCCGAAAAGGAAAAGCAAAGAGCTGCAACAACCTGTCGAACCAGCCGAGATAGTCGAGGAAGATGTTTCAAGGCAGAAACAGAAACAAGTTGAAACTAGGGAACACGCGCCGGTTAAAACGATGGAAAAGAGGCCAGACTTGTTGGATGACGGAACGAAGACTGCGGATGGACTGGTGAAGACACCAAGCGTGATCTCTGATCTGGATCATAATAGTTCGGAGTCGGAGAGAGACTCGGAGATCGAGTTTGTTAGGAACAAGGTGGAGAAACTTGCCGAGGAATTGCCCGACGAGAGGAAGGGACTGTTCTACGAGGAGAGCTTCGAAGAGGATCTTCCTTACGTACCCACCACCCTACCCCTGGAGAAAAGCGTGGCTGTGCCGATCCTGCCTGTGAAACAACGACTTCAAGAAGTAAG AACGATACCAATCGAGAGGCCGCGTTCAACGACGCCGATAAACCCGACGCTGCTCGACGAGTTTGTGATGCAGACGTCCCTCGACGAGCGTCGTGTTGAGAAGATGAAGATATCATTGCCGCGAGAAGATAGCTTTAAATTGAAAAGTCCGCGGAAGCACGCGGCCAACACATTTATGGAATTCGCAGGCAAAGTGCCTGACGGGGGACGGAAGAGCGCAGGTAAATCGCCGAGTCCTCCTCCGCTGCCACCGAGGGCCACTGCTAGGCCGAGCAACTGGATCAACTTCGAGGAGATACCCGAGAAGAGGAAAGCGCCGAAAAGGATCCAGACGATTCCTCGACCTGAGGACGAGGTGAAATCGGGTGGATATAGCTACGTTCAACCGGAGGAATGCAG GTGCGAGTGCCATGAAGAATCTCGAAGGGCGTCGATGAAGGAAGCGTCCACGACAAGGACTTCTTCCTCTTGCAGCAGCAACGGAGAACGTCCTTGTAACGGTGACAATTGTACGGTGCCTACGTCGACGTCCATGGACCGTGCCAGTATCGTCAG TGACAGCTCGCTGGAGTGTAGCCTGAGCATCGAGGAGAACACGACGCAACCGTTGTTCACGTGCTTGACGAAGCCGTTCAGCATGGATCTGGACGTTAGGTCGAATCGGTCCAGTATCGTATCCCAGGACGAGACTGACGAGACCCTGCACCAATAA
- the LOC126863456 gene encoding uncharacterized protein LOC126863456 isoform X2 — protein MASGIPSVHQRKLGPAPIASFEDLSDEVENGEPAARMPGIVEVTTPATPGSSLKTPSTPRIDISRASSSSHHEDSNSRDSTPERELLAGGEPPPGCKLTLGYKEDAQDLRSSTEELDLQDPIHEQDLKRESKKLAKRRKEDGSMSDYSGKQLDRERKDSNCSEIVLLNISGRTSRLSSVGSQGSGASGKLSVVSATSSRSPSPHKCLLETSFCGSKPTLADNLIEPSKPETDDLEKILLKREADTTKALIPDSIKVSMVDGNLKPDPLDKPRRRGREERKEIFKREVEITKRFLEKVNIQVPVAKKSGESPSTTTSQQQSGRSQAQEVQKPATLDFNDKRKKAQNFKEIVQTTPTTSSVTGSPKLPRHQKVRDLEGSRTPSPSSVSRKSSFASLFKARTDSSVLSPESPSPSTKPRRSLTSKIKDTTESLRSRSKSRERVTLDKGSGSLKKDSKNKGVFSSTLSLFKKRERKKSYDEAIAASCGTELDSSGGHPSLESIGHVEFRFNAEKESRKDDSIFISLHADDRNYEEALPSESVSIPLETPTKLLDEYESEPRTGSIVTEVSIEHYPPTTRIKTEALIETTSRPYSRDSQTSQIIPQSSSKDSEISRSSSKDSKLSNHGKTSETVVRSSSSIDSKPPADHRISSSSSKDSIGKKEATKPKRKSKELQQPVEPAEIVEEDVSRQKQKQVETREHAPVKTMEKRPDLLDDGTKTADGLVKTPSVISDLDHNSSESERDSEIEFVRNKVEKLAEELPDERKGLFYEESFEEDLPYVPTTLPLEKSVAVPILPVKQRLQEVRTIPIERPRSTTPINPTLLDEFVMQTSLDERRVEKMKISLPREDSFKLKSPRKHAANTFMEFAGKVPDGGRKSAGKSPSPPPLPPRATARPSNWINFEEIPEKRKAPKRIQTIPRPEDEVKSGGYSYVQPEECRCECHEESRRASMKEASTTRTSSSCSSNGERPCNGDNCTVPTSTSMDRASIVRGLFLYFQ, from the exons ATGGCGTCAGGAATACCGAGCGTACATCAGAGGAAGCTTGGACCAGCGCCGATAGCATCCTTCGAAGACCTGTCCGACGAGGTGGAAAAC GGGGAACCGGCTGCGCGAATGCCAGGCATCGTCGAGGTCACCACGCCGGCAACGCCTGGTAGTTCGCTTAAGACACCCAGCACGCCGAGAATTGACATCAGCAGGGCGAGCAGTTCCTCCCACCATGAGGACAGTAACTCCAGGGACTCTACGCCCGAGAGGGAACTCCTTGCAG GCGGAGAGCCTCCACCTGGGTGCAAGCTGACTCTGGGCTACAAAGAGGACGCCCAGGATCTAAGATCGTCGACGGAGGAGCTCGACTTGCAAGATCCCATTCACGAGCAAGATCTGAAAAGAGAATCGAAGAAACTGGCGAAGAGGCGAAAGGAGGATGGCTCCATGTCCGATTATAGCGGCAAACAATTAGACAGAGAAAGGAAGGACAGCAATTGCTCGGAAATCGTCCTGCTAAACATCAGTGGAAGAACGTCTAGACTCTCCTCCGTGGGTAGCCAAGGTTCAGGAGCCTCTGGCAAACTTTCCGTTGTCTCTGCCACGTCGTCCAG GTCGCCGAGTCCGCACAAATGTTTACTGGAAACGTCGTTCTGCGGAAGCAAACCTACACTGGCAGACAACTTGATAGAACCGTCGAAACCAGAGACCGACGACCTGGAGAAGATCCTGCTGAAACGTGAAGCAGACACGACGAAAGCACTGATTCCAGACAGCATAAAGGTATCGATGGTAGATGGAAACTTGAAACCAGATCCCCTGGATAAACCTAGGAGACGAGGGCGAGAAGAGAGGAAGGAGATCTTCAAGAGAGAAGTGGAGATCACGAAAAGATTCTTGGAGAAGGTTAACATACAG GTACCAGTGGCGAAGAAGTCAGGTGAATCGCCAAGTACAACGACGTCGCAGCAGCAGTCGGGGAGAAGTCAAGCGCAAGAGGTACAAAAGCCAGCGACCTTAGACTTCAACGACAAGAGGAAAAAAGCGCAGAACTTCAAAGAAATCGTACAGACCACTCCAACAACGAGCAGCGTGACCGGTAGTCCGAAGCTACCAAGGCATCAGAAAGTCCGCGATCTGGAAGGTTCGCGTACACCCAGTCCCTCTTCCGTTTCCAGGAAGAGCAGTTTCGCCTCTCTGTTTAAG GCCCGTACAGACAGCAGTGTGTTGAGCCCAGAATCGCCGTCTCCGAGCACGAAACCACGTCGTAGCCTCACCTCGAAGATCAAGGACACCACGGAGAGTCTGCGTAGCAGATCGAAATCGCGAGAGCGAGTAACCTTGGACAAAGGGTCTGGCAGTTTGAAAAAGGACTCGAAGAACAAGGGCGTGTTCTCCTCGACGTTGAGTCTGTTCAAGAAAcgcgagagaaagaagagtTATGACGAGGCGATAGCGGCATCCTGTGGCACGGAGTTGGATAGTTCCGGAGGACACCCGTCCTTAGAAAGCATAGGCCACGTGGAGTTTCGTTTTAACGCTGAAAAGGAGAGTCGCAAGGACGACTCGATCTTCATAAGCCTGCACGCGGATGACAGGAACTACGAGGAGGCTCTGCCTTCGGAGAGCGTGTCGATACCACTGGAAACGCCTACCAAGCTGCTGGACGAGTACGAATCGGAGCCTCGAACTGGAAGCATCGTAACGGAAGTGTCGATAGAGCATTATCCACCCACGACGAGGATAAAGACCGAAGCTTTGATCGAAACTACGTCGAGGCCGTACTCGCGGGACAGCCAGACCAGCCAGATCATACCGCAGAGCAGTTCGAAGGATTCTGAGATCTCGAGGAGCTCCTCGAAGGACTCGAAGCTGAGTAATCACGGGAAAACCAGCGAAACCGTTGTGAGATCGTCGTCGTCCATCGATAGCAAACCTCCTGCGGACCATCGAATATCCAGCAGTTCGTCGAAGGACTCGATAGGAAAGAAGGAAGCTACGAAGCCGAAAAGGAAAAGCAAAGAGCTGCAACAACCTGTCGAACCAGCCGAGATAGTCGAGGAAGATGTTTCAAGGCAGAAACAGAAACAAGTTGAAACTAGGGAACACGCGCCGGTTAAAACGATGGAAAAGAGGCCAGACTTGTTGGATGACGGAACGAAGACTGCGGATGGACTGGTGAAGACACCAAGCGTGATCTCTGATCTGGATCATAATAGTTCGGAGTCGGAGAGAGACTCGGAGATCGAGTTTGTTAGGAACAAGGTGGAGAAACTTGCCGAGGAATTGCCCGACGAGAGGAAGGGACTGTTCTACGAGGAGAGCTTCGAAGAGGATCTTCCTTACGTACCCACCACCCTACCCCTGGAGAAAAGCGTGGCTGTGCCGATCCTGCCTGTGAAACAACGACTTCAAGAAGTAAG AACGATACCAATCGAGAGGCCGCGTTCAACGACGCCGATAAACCCGACGCTGCTCGACGAGTTTGTGATGCAGACGTCCCTCGACGAGCGTCGTGTTGAGAAGATGAAGATATCATTGCCGCGAGAAGATAGCTTTAAATTGAAAAGTCCGCGGAAGCACGCGGCCAACACATTTATGGAATTCGCAGGCAAAGTGCCTGACGGGGGACGGAAGAGCGCAGGTAAATCGCCGAGTCCTCCTCCGCTGCCACCGAGGGCCACTGCTAGGCCGAGCAACTGGATCAACTTCGAGGAGATACCCGAGAAGAGGAAAGCGCCGAAAAGGATCCAGACGATTCCTCGACCTGAGGACGAGGTGAAATCGGGTGGATATAGCTACGTTCAACCGGAGGAATGCAG GTGCGAGTGCCATGAAGAATCTCGAAGGGCGTCGATGAAGGAAGCGTCCACGACAAGGACTTCTTCCTCTTGCAGCAGCAACGGAGAACGTCCTTGTAACGGTGACAATTGTACGGTGCCTACGTCGACGTCCATGGACCGTGCCAGTATCGTCAG AGGTCTGTTTCTGTATTTTCAGTGA